The Brachypodium distachyon strain Bd21 chromosome 4, Brachypodium_distachyon_v3.0, whole genome shotgun sequence nucleotide sequence TTGAGCTTCTCGGCCTTGGCAACAAAAGGAGCTTTCTCCTGCGTTACAAACGAGATATGTTAGTCGGGCGAAGCTAGCACAAGGCAATGGAAACACTGAACTGAACAGCTGTGAAAAGACGAGCAAAAGGGAAACGAATTGTGCGGAACGGTATCGAAAATTTGAACGGGCGAACAAGATGTTGCAAGTACTAAAAGTTTATCACCAATTAGAATCGAAAAGGAGATGGGTAAATTTTAAACGAAATGACACATTTTAACAAATTCACCATAAATTTGAACCACACGACCAGAACTACACATCCAGTGGATCCCCAATTTGAACCTAACCCTCCTGGAACAAGTAAACCCGAGATATGAACGACAAAAAACGTAAACtgaacaaaattacaaaattacAAGTGACATCAAATCAGCAGACAATGGAATCAGATCGAAATCGCATGACATCAAATGAGAAAACAATGAAACCAGACCGAAAGAGCCAGCGGACCCTGCAGTTTGAGGAAACAACTTACAGCATCGGACAGGGACTTCCACTCCGCACCACCGGCTTTACCAACCTGCGTCCCACCAAAACCAGCCGGTATCAGAACGTAGAATTTAAATCGTCACAACGGTTCGAACGAGGGGATGAACTCAGGCGGAGAAAACGATCCTTACCACGGAGACTTGCTTGACGTCAGGGTGCTTCTCCTTGTAGTCCTTCCTGAACCCCTCCCTGCGGAAACGAATGCATAGCAAAAATGTCGATCAGAACGCGACACCACAGAGTGACAAACAACACGAAAACCAGAACGGATCTGAGCTTACATGAAGACGAAGAACGCGCTCGGGGGCCTCTTTGGCTGGTTCGGGTCCTTCTCGGCCTTTGTCTTCCTCACCGAGAGCCTATGCCACCAACAAGTGCAAGACACCAAGAGCAAATCGAATCAAAACCGACGCGAAATAGAGGCGAAACACTCGAACAGAACCACGGAAATCGAACAGGTAGAGGGGAGATCTGATCAATCAGACACTAACCTGgagtcgccgccgctggaccTCACCCTCGCCTTCATCTCGCAGCCTGCAACACCAAACCAACCCAGATCTAAACCATCAGAAACAGCACAACCGAAATCACAACAGCATGAAATCGGATGTTCTAAGAAACAGATATAGATTGATCTCGAACTCACGGTACCTTCGGATCGGAGCGCGTTAGTGCTAGGTTGGGGAGATGGGTGCTGCGTGCTTTCGACTACGATGCGATTTGGAGGGCTGGAGGacaggaggagggaggcgatTGGGGGCGGGCTTTAAAGGCGGGTGAGAGGCGGGAGTTTGCGCGGGGTTCCCCGAAAAATTTCGCCACGTCAACGATCCGCGCGCTCTTCTCTCATTGGCCGTGCGGGCGAACTGCAGTCGGCTAGAGCTTCCGCTACACTGTTTGCGCTTACCCGCGGGGCTCCTGTCCAGCTGTCAGTCTTatggcccacctgtcattggAGTTTGTAGGTTCTTTACGGAGTATTTACGGTGTGTTTTCTCTGCCTGTGCTTCTCGGATGGGGGGCAGTCTGGGCAGTTTCGAAGAGTTTACGGACGTGGTAGAAGTTTCCTGGCGCACGACTCATTGAACCcgcatttatttatttctcgACAGAACAAGGCCGTATCTTTTGGTATTCCTCGATCGAGTGATCGAGTCGGATATTGTACTAGGGAGTATATCGGAGTTATTTTTAGAGGCTTACTCATCCCGTTACTTAAAGAAcggcatattagttttcattaagacaagtcTTTGAACACAAATTATTATGTTAAAGTGttgtttatatgacatgaagtACTTTCGATAACGAATTTAgcgatactaatttcatgtcatataaaccacaccttgccatagtaatttgtgatcaaatccttgtcttaatgaaagctaatatgccaatttttaaggaacggagtgagtacaatGAAAATACTCGTCACGTTGTCCGTAAAATGTCCCATGTATCCTGCACAAACATTGTTTTTGATCTATTTTACTCGTGCGAGAACATATGCTATATGATCGACTCTCGTTCTTCTGCAAGGTGGTGTttagtactacctccgttccataatatgaGACACGCATGCATCGCTAAAttctcaatttgattaattaaatatgtatgtttttAACAAAAATTACATCATTAGACTCGTTATCGAAAAAATTTCTaataatataattttttagttttttaattaatatttagttagctaaattgaCGATGTAGGAAAATGCGAGCGTGCCTCCTTCCGTCCCAAATTGACTGACgtatttttatacaaatccacgtcagttaattcgggacggagtgagtacattAGAATGCCGGAACTTAGAGGATGCTCTACGATGCCATTAATTGTCTCTATTTAAACACTGACGTATAAAGTAAGTAGTATCTTATACTGTAAGTTAGTGTTTGGTGCAGAGCAAATAGTCCATACATTTTCCTAAGGAAGTATTGTATTCTCTTTTGAGGAATCAAATAGATTCATGTATTATAGGAACTAAACATGAGAATGCATGATGCTCAAATGTGGAACTATTTTATTACATTTCACCATTTTTTTAGCAGCCAAAAAGTACTACCTAAACATCAAACGTGGTGCACCCGATACAAACGATAACAGTCTTGGTCCCTATGATGTGTTGTTGTGATCTCTCGACCATGACTTGGATATAGGTCTATCGTGACAGTCCTCGTTGGCCTACATTTCCTACTCCGTCATCGATGATGCATGTTTGTATCGGGTGGATTACACACAATATTAGATTTCCCTTTAAGCAATTCATTACAAGCAATTCTAGAAACTCAAGTCTTCATGTGGTTGATTCATAAGAGAAGTTCTGACAAGCCACAAATAAATATGTGGAAATTTATGATTTTCGGTTGAAAACTCACCAATATAGCGAGAACCTTCCATTTTTCTGGTTCAAGGCATCATAAACATGGTGGCTGAGATACTATCAAAAAGGTCGAAACGTACTTGCTTTTCTATTTCCATACACAAGCTCTTCTTTCACGGTTAAGGCTTCATTGACATTGGTACTAGCCTAAGATGATGATCATGTCGTTTTTGGGTTTTATAGCGTGGCAATTGCATGTGGATGTAGTCATAATGGTTTCGTGTACCGGTGATTCCACTTTAATCGGCGTAATGCTTACAGCTATGATGCGGTACAATACGGCGCCCACtcatttatatattttaaGCAACGGCCTCCTGACTTGCTTCCACATACCCCGGAATTCGGTCGAAACCGCTTCCTTTTTCCTTATCTGCATGCATAACAAGACAGGGCAATCAATGTTCTCCAAACACTATATTCATTCAAAAAATTGGAACGATTTATCTCTTCAATGGTGGATTTGGTCCTCTATTTGTCTTCACCGTTAACGATGTGTCGAACTATTAAGCACCCAATTGTATCTCTATATGAGGATTCATTGAATCTCCTAGGGGGGCAACCATGTCTAGGAGGTTttttatacggagtataagaACATTACTCTACCCATGGTGGAATCGACGCTATCTTTGTGCGTCCTCCTTATGCGAGGCAGTATATCTCAATTTGCTCAGAGAAGGAAGCTCCAACGCTCTCTGCAACTATTCCGGAGTTGGTGCTGGCGCGCTCGAGCCATCTTGCAGAGCGAGCTAATGTCCTGGTCCCGGTGGCAGCTATCGGGATGCAACAGAGCTGTGCGGCCGAAGCAAGAAGGACGATGGCCTTAAGGATTTGGTTTGTAATTTTATACTCTATCCTTATTATGAGGTGTTGATGCAAGGTGCTCTCTCTCTGTATTGTATTCTTTCCTATGCTATGATGAATGAACAGTTTTTATAATTCGGGTGCAAAATAGACACATAATTACTGAGAGCGGGTTTTTTGCTCCGGGTGGCAATCACACCCGAAATCTGAGCCGCCCACCTTGTTTTTGGGATCTGTGCCCCTGATTTTCGGTTTTCAAAATACATTTGCAATACATGGCAGTGGTGTACGTGGGGACCACGCACGTGGATTCCAACccccctttcttctttcttctgtctGCCCTCTCCACAGCAATGtcgcctccctctccccccccttctctctctcacccaaCAGCCCATGGCGGTCGGAACAGGGACCTCGACCGATGCGGGACGGCGGCGTAgccggagatggaggcggccATGGGCGTGTCCAGTTCAACATCAAACGCGCCCTGGCTGGGTAttctctcccccccccccccggcccCCGGCCATCATGTTCGAGCAAGAACTCAAGGGCGGCGGGACGAGGCAATAAATGAAGCTGCAAATCgtcggaggagggggagggccGCCGGAGTTCAGAG carries:
- the LOC100829543 gene encoding HMG1/2-like protein → MKARVRSSGGDSRLSVRKTKAEKDPNQPKRPPSAFFVFMEGFRKDYKEKHPDVKQVSVVGKAGGAEWKSLSDAEKAPFVAKAEKLKAEYNKKMVAYNNPQAGGQEASGDSDKSKSEVNDEADGSEADE